The following coding sequences are from one Gossypium raimondii isolate GPD5lz chromosome 4, ASM2569854v1, whole genome shotgun sequence window:
- the LOC105778965 gene encoding E3 ubiquitin-protein ligase ATL59 — MDMKAVVGMRSEMELMDEIGSWLGFTSSYCCLVLIVIFFLFAVPRCAMSVIELLNFMNFNVFFTFRYKYNPTTKKAAATVTVPYCCVCLYEAEEGERLRRLPRCKHCFHVDCIDAWFQYRSTCPLCRNEGDLVSS, encoded by the exons ATGGATATGAAGGCGGTAGTAGGCATGAGAAGTGAGATGGAATTGATGGACGAGATAGGCAGTTGGTTGGGTTTTACAAGTAGCTACTGCTGCCTTGTTCTCATCGTCATCTTCTTCTTGTTCGCCGTTCCTCGTTGTGCAATGTCTGTAATTGAATTGCTCAACTTTATGAACTTCAATGTCTTCTTCACCTTCCGTTACAAATACAATCCTACCACGAAGAAGGCTGCCGCAACAGTAACAGTACCCTATTGTTGTGTGTGTCTATATGAAGCAGAAGAAGGGGAGAGGCTGCGGCGGCTACCCAGATGCAAACACTGCTTCCATGTTGATTGCATCGATGCCTGGTTCCAATATCGCTCCACTTGCCCTCTTTGTAGAAATGAG GGAGACCTTGTTTCGTCTTAA